One region of Vigna angularis cultivar LongXiaoDou No.4 chromosome 10, ASM1680809v1, whole genome shotgun sequence genomic DNA includes:
- the LOC108335996 gene encoding uncharacterized protein LOC108335996 isoform X1, which yields MVRGRDACWEHCVLVDATKQKVRCNYCQREFSGGVYRMKFHLAQIKNKDIVPCTEVPTDVRDHIQSILSTPKKPKTPKKHKADLAAISNGQQNSSSASGGLHHSHGYSGQNGIACPSLLFPLPSPCAQPIVDDGKMQKQDDADRKLAIFFFQNSIPLSAAKSMYYQDMVDAIAQCGVGYKAPTYEKLRSTLLEKVKADIHNDYKKYRDEWKETGCTVLCDNWSDGRIGSLAVFSVACPKGTLFLKSVDVSGHEDDSTYLFELLESVVLEVGLENVVQVMTDAGAGYVCAGRLLTARYSFLFWSPCVAYCIDKMLEDIGRQDWVITVLEDAKTITQYIYSHAWILNIMRKFTGGKELIRPKITRFVTNFLSLRSIVMQEDNLKHMFSHSEWLSSMYSRRPDAQAIKSLLYSDRFWKHAHEAVSVSEPLVKLLRMVDGDMPAMGYIYEGMESAKVVIKAYYKGVEEKYLPIWEVIDRRWNMKLHSSLHAAAAFLNPSVSYNPNLKKDLRMRNGFQEAMLRLATTDKDKMEITKELPTYINAEGALGTEFAILGRTLNAPGDWWTSYGYEIPTLQKAAMRILSQPCSSLWYRWNWSTFQNIHNKKHNRVKLEKFSDLVFVHCNLWLKTIFRRRKAKSGAVIYDEIDCSCEWPSEIECLPPLMDDSWLDDLPLQCRGSP from the exons ATGGTCCGTGGAAGAGATGCCTGTTGGGAACACTGTGTCCTGGTTGACGCAACTAAACAAAAGGTCAGATGTAATTATTGTCAAAGGGAATTCAGTGGAGGTGTATACAGGATGAAATTTCACTTGgctcaaattaaaaacaaagatattGTTCCATGCACCGAAGTTCCAACTGATGTACGAGACCATATTCAAAGTATATTAAGTACACCCAAGAAACCAAAAACTCCCAAGAAACATAAGGCAGATCTAGCTGCTATTTCAAATGGTCAACAGAATAGTTCGTCTGCTAGTGGTGGATTGCACCATAGCCATGGGTATAGTGGACAGAATGGTATTGCTTGTCCATCTTTATTATTTCCACTTCCTTCGCCATGTGCCCAGCCAATAGTGGATGATGGTAAAATGCAAAAGCAGGATGATGCTGATAGAAAACTTGCCATATTTTTCTTCCAGAATTCTATTCCTTTAAGTGCTGCTAAATCCATGTATTATCAGGATATGGTGGACGCTATAGCTCAGTGTGGTGTCGGCTATAAAGCACCAACTTATGAGAAATTAAGGTCTACTCTTTTAGAAAAAGTGAAAGCTGATATTCacaatgattataaaaaatacagGGATGAGTGGAAAGAAACAGGATGCACAGTCTTATGTGATAACTGGTCTGATGGTAGGATCGGATCACTTGCTGTGTTTTCTGTTGCATGCCCAAAAGGAACGTTGTTCTTGAAGTCGGTTGATGTTTCAGGTCATGAAGATGACAGTACTTACTTGTTTGAGCTTTTGGAGTCAGTTGTTCTGGAAGTTGGTTTAGAAAATGTTGTTCAGGTTATGACAGATGCCGGTGCTGGTTATGTTTGTGCTGGAAGGCTTCTCACAGCGAGGTatagttttttgttttggtcTCCTTGTGTCGCTTATTGTATAGATAAGATGTTAGAGGATATTGGTAGACAAGATTGGGTTATCACAGTCCTGGAAGATGCAAAGACAATCACACAGTACATTTATAGTCATGCCTGGATTCTGAATATAATGAGAAAGTTTACAGGTGGAAAGGAATTAATCAGACCAAAAATTACTAGATTTGTCACTAATTTCCTTTCCTTGAGATCTATAGTGATGCAGGAGGATAATTTAAAGCACATGTTTTCTCATTCAGAATGGTTGTCTTCCATGTATAGCAGACGTCCAGATGCACAAGCCATTAAGTCATTGCTATATTCGGATAGATTTTGGAAGCATGCGCATGAAGCTGTGAGTGTTTCTGAGCCACTGGTTAAACTCCTAAGGATGGTTGATGGGGATATGCCTGCTATGGGTTATATATATGAAGGAATGGAGAGTGCAAAAGTTGTGATCAAGGCCTATTATAAGGGAGTCGAAGAGAAATACCTCCCAATCTGGGAAGTTATTGATCGAAGATGGAATATGAAACTTCATTCATCACTGCATGCTGCGGCTGCATTTCTTAACCCTTCGGTTTCTTACAATCCAAACTTGAAGAAAGATTTGAGGATGAGGAATGGGTTTCAAGAAGCCATGCTCAGGTTGGCAACTacagataaagataaaatggaAATTACCAAAGAACTTCCTACTTACATCAACGCCGAGGGTGCACTTGGGACTGAATTTGCTATTTTGGGAAGAACACTAAATGCCCCTG GGGACTGGTGGACTAGTTATGGTTATGAAATCCCAACGCTTCAGAAAGCTGCAATGAGGATACTTAGCCAACCTTGTAGTTCCCTTTGGTACAGGTGGAACTGGAGTACTTTCCAAAACATACATAACAAAAAACACAACAGGGTGAAGCTGGAAAAATTCAGTGATTTGGTTTTTGTGCATTGCAATCTTTGGTTAAAAACCATTTTCCGACGTAGGAAAGCAAAATCTGGGGCCGTTATCTATGATGAAATAGATTGTAGCTGCGAATGGCCCTCTGAGATAGAATGTTTGCCCCCACTTATGGATGATTCGTGGTTGGACGATCTTCCCCTTCAATGCAGAGGAAGTCCTTAG
- the LOC108335996 gene encoding uncharacterized protein LOC108335996 isoform X2: MVRGRDACWEHCVLVDATKQKVRCNYCQREFSGGVYRMKFHLAQIKNKDIVPCTEVPTDVRDHIQSILSTPKKPKTPKKHKADLAAISNGQQNSSSASGGLHHSHGYSGQNGIACPSLLFPLPSPCAQPIVDDGKMQKQDDADRKLAIFFFQNSIPLSAAKSMYYQDMVDAIAQCGVGYKAPTYEKLRSTLLEKVKADIHNDYKKYRDEWKETGCTVLCDNWSDGRIGSLAVFSVACPKGTLFLKSVDVSGHEDDSTYLFELLESVVLEVGLENVVQVMTDAGAGYVCAGRLLTARRPDAQAIKSLLYSDRFWKHAHEAVSVSEPLVKLLRMVDGDMPAMGYIYEGMESAKVVIKAYYKGVEEKYLPIWEVIDRRWNMKLHSSLHAAAAFLNPSVSYNPNLKKDLRMRNGFQEAMLRLATTDKDKMEITKELPTYINAEGALGTEFAILGRTLNAPGDWWTSYGYEIPTLQKAAMRILSQPCSSLWYRWNWSTFQNIHNKKHNRVKLEKFSDLVFVHCNLWLKTIFRRRKAKSGAVIYDEIDCSCEWPSEIECLPPLMDDSWLDDLPLQCRGSP; the protein is encoded by the exons ATGGTCCGTGGAAGAGATGCCTGTTGGGAACACTGTGTCCTGGTTGACGCAACTAAACAAAAGGTCAGATGTAATTATTGTCAAAGGGAATTCAGTGGAGGTGTATACAGGATGAAATTTCACTTGgctcaaattaaaaacaaagatattGTTCCATGCACCGAAGTTCCAACTGATGTACGAGACCATATTCAAAGTATATTAAGTACACCCAAGAAACCAAAAACTCCCAAGAAACATAAGGCAGATCTAGCTGCTATTTCAAATGGTCAACAGAATAGTTCGTCTGCTAGTGGTGGATTGCACCATAGCCATGGGTATAGTGGACAGAATGGTATTGCTTGTCCATCTTTATTATTTCCACTTCCTTCGCCATGTGCCCAGCCAATAGTGGATGATGGTAAAATGCAAAAGCAGGATGATGCTGATAGAAAACTTGCCATATTTTTCTTCCAGAATTCTATTCCTTTAAGTGCTGCTAAATCCATGTATTATCAGGATATGGTGGACGCTATAGCTCAGTGTGGTGTCGGCTATAAAGCACCAACTTATGAGAAATTAAGGTCTACTCTTTTAGAAAAAGTGAAAGCTGATATTCacaatgattataaaaaatacagGGATGAGTGGAAAGAAACAGGATGCACAGTCTTATGTGATAACTGGTCTGATGGTAGGATCGGATCACTTGCTGTGTTTTCTGTTGCATGCCCAAAAGGAACGTTGTTCTTGAAGTCGGTTGATGTTTCAGGTCATGAAGATGACAGTACTTACTTGTTTGAGCTTTTGGAGTCAGTTGTTCTGGAAGTTGGTTTAGAAAATGTTGTTCAGGTTATGACAGATGCCGGTGCTGGTTATGTTTGTGCTGGAAGGCTTCTCACAGCGAG ACGTCCAGATGCACAAGCCATTAAGTCATTGCTATATTCGGATAGATTTTGGAAGCATGCGCATGAAGCTGTGAGTGTTTCTGAGCCACTGGTTAAACTCCTAAGGATGGTTGATGGGGATATGCCTGCTATGGGTTATATATATGAAGGAATGGAGAGTGCAAAAGTTGTGATCAAGGCCTATTATAAGGGAGTCGAAGAGAAATACCTCCCAATCTGGGAAGTTATTGATCGAAGATGGAATATGAAACTTCATTCATCACTGCATGCTGCGGCTGCATTTCTTAACCCTTCGGTTTCTTACAATCCAAACTTGAAGAAAGATTTGAGGATGAGGAATGGGTTTCAAGAAGCCATGCTCAGGTTGGCAACTacagataaagataaaatggaAATTACCAAAGAACTTCCTACTTACATCAACGCCGAGGGTGCACTTGGGACTGAATTTGCTATTTTGGGAAGAACACTAAATGCCCCTG GGGACTGGTGGACTAGTTATGGTTATGAAATCCCAACGCTTCAGAAAGCTGCAATGAGGATACTTAGCCAACCTTGTAGTTCCCTTTGGTACAGGTGGAACTGGAGTACTTTCCAAAACATACATAACAAAAAACACAACAGGGTGAAGCTGGAAAAATTCAGTGATTTGGTTTTTGTGCATTGCAATCTTTGGTTAAAAACCATTTTCCGACGTAGGAAAGCAAAATCTGGGGCCGTTATCTATGATGAAATAGATTGTAGCTGCGAATGGCCCTCTGAGATAGAATGTTTGCCCCCACTTATGGATGATTCGTGGTTGGACGATCTTCCCCTTCAATGCAGAGGAAGTCCTTAG